A single Molothrus aeneus isolate 106 chromosome 9, BPBGC_Maene_1.0, whole genome shotgun sequence DNA region contains:
- the ZNF648 gene encoding zinc finger protein 648 translates to MDVSENNVCDTGGKNSNYPRKATEQVAHSCRPQKEVDMNYSCSPPGNSAGPAGKQELSCGDKETCATYCQKQGESPAGEVPPSSTSFHLQREDEDLDHCSSEHPRTPRMITKLREDNGSAALGDALGEELEPVPEEALPCGCKKCGSSFHSTSELQEHRRAHLLENSYRCPVCAKGFSRAANLRMHKLIHSSQRPHKCPECDKGFIRTADVWRHLRNVHKIERSMVILASSMARNPWSVVHHGQQHNAECPDRACPANPKSQEDDFKPYACPTCGKGFDKPNLLSKHKVIHREDKPYKCQECGMAFVQLLRLKRHQQTHSGARPFYCEECGGTFTRLASLQRHHRIHTGEKPYSCNFCGHSFTESGTLRRHERTHKLDKP, encoded by the coding sequence ATGGATGTGAGTGAGAATAACGTTTGTGACACTGGGGGGAAGAATTCAAATTATCCCAGAAAGGCCACAGAGCAGGTGGCCCACAGCTGTAGGCCACAGAAAGAGGTGGACATGAATTACtcctgcagtcctcctggaaaCTCTGCTGGAcctgcaggaaagcaggagctTTCCTGTGGAGACAAAGAAACCTGTGCCACCTACTGCCAGAAACAAGGTGAGAGCCCAGCTGGGGAGGTCCCCCCCTCCAGCACCAGCTTCCACCTGCAGAGAGAGGATGAGGATTTAGATCACTGTTCCTCTGAGCACCCCAGGACACCACGGATGATAACAAAACTCCGTGAGGACAACGGAAGCGCCGCTCTGGGAGATGCGCTTGGTGAGGAGCTGGAGCCCGTCCCCGAGGAAGCTCTGCCCTGTGGATGCAAGAAGTGTGGCTCCTCTTTCCACAGCACGAgcgagctgcaggagcacaggcgCGCTCACCTGCTGGAGAACTCCTACCGCTGTCCCGTCTGCGCCAAAGGCTTCTCGCGCGCCGCCAACCTGCGCATGCACAAGCTGATCCATTCCAGCCAGAGGCCGCACAAGTGCCCCGAGTGTGACAAGGGCTTCATCCGCACGGCCGACGTCTGGAGGCACCTGCGCAACGTGCACAAGATCGAGCGCTCCATGGTGatcctggccagcagcatggccaggaaCCCCTGGTCTGTGGTGCACCACGGCCAGCAGCACAATGCTGAGTGCCCGGATCGGGCTTGTCCTGCAAACCCGAAGTCTCAGGAGGACGACTTCAAACCTTACGCCTGCCCGACGTGCGGTAAAGGCTTCGATAAGCCCAACCTGCTGTCCAAGCACAAGGTGATCCACCGGGAGGACAAGCCCTACAAGTGTCAGGAGTGTGGCATGGCGTTTGTGCAGCTGCTCAGGCTCAAGAGACACCAGCAGACTCACTCCGGGGCACGGCCCTTCTACTGCGAGGAGTGTGGAGGGACCTTCACCCGGCTGGCATCGCTGCAGCGCCATCACCGCATCCACACCGGAGAGAAGCCCTACTCCTGTAATTTCTGTGGGCATTCCTTCACCGAGTCAGGGACCCTACGCAGGCACGAGCGCACACACAAGTTGGACAAACCTTAA